Within the Streptomyces sp. NBC_00554 genome, the region CCGACTGCTGCGATCCGCACTGCTCGAGCACCTCACCCACGCCGAGCAACTGTCGGACGAGCTGCGGAAGAACGGGGCCGACCCGCGGGTGAAGAAGCTCGCGACCACCGTGAAGAACTCGGCCGCGGCGCACCGGCAGAGCATGCCGTTGTAGGTGCCTCCAAGCGGGGTCAGGCGGCCTGGCGGGCGCGCCCGGCATCCACCGGCCTGCGGGCTGCCGCGCGCAGATTCCGGCCTCGCCGGGTCAGCCCCCAGGGCTTGACGACCGAGATCACCGTCATGAAGAGGTAGGCGGACAGAGAGACGATCGGCCCGAACAGGACGTCTCCGGCGTCGGGCAGTGGATTGCCCGCGGCAACGGCGGTGACCGCGGAGTTCACCGCCGGGCGCAGCGCGAAGACGGTTGCGGTGGTGGTGGCCAGGGTCAGCCAGAACTTCGCATAGACCCATCGGTACCTCGCCAGTCCCCACGGCGTAC harbors:
- a CDS encoding DUF2269 family protein encodes the protein MKLSRPARRASLVVHVVASASWLGLTLGLLALGITAATTGSAVTVEASVRAMKLFADWLLLPVAFLTLLSGLLLSLGTPWGLARYRWVYAKFWLTLATTTATVFALRPAVNSAVTAVAAGNPLPDAGDVLFGPIVSLSAYLFMTVISVVKPWGLTRRGRNLRAAARRPVDAGRARQAA